A single window of Acidimicrobiales bacterium DNA harbors:
- a CDS encoding helix-turn-helix domain-containing protein, whose product MTNVPRDTASLGRELSSARLAAKRSLREVAAAAAISAAYLQKLERAQVDEPSPKILRRLADALGLEYARLMELAGYEVARVGRSAGPLVTRFARSNLTETEERAVAAFIDHLIAQRG is encoded by the coding sequence ATGACGAACGTGCCGCGGGACACGGCGAGCCTCGGGCGGGAGCTCTCCTCAGCACGGCTCGCGGCCAAGCGTTCTCTCCGCGAAGTGGCGGCGGCGGCCGCCATCTCGGCGGCGTACCTCCAGAAGCTTGAGCGGGCACAGGTTGACGAACCCTCCCCGAAGATCCTGAGGCGCCTCGCTGACGCGCTAGGTCTCGAATATGCGCGGCTGATGGAACTCGCGGGTTACGAAGTCGCGCGAGTGGGCCGTAGTGCAGGCCCTCTCGTGACACGGTTCGCCCGTAGCAACCTCACCGAGACCGAGGAACGAGCCGTGGCGGCTTTCATCGACCACCTGATCGCCCAACGCGGCTGA
- a CDS encoding TIGR03086 family metal-binding protein: MQTIANEIADRYRRIAATFTQRAREVPHDAWGSPAPCEGWVARDVVRHMVEWMPAFLAAAGGPALPEGPSVDDDPVGAWTTMSDGIQALLDDPAAIAREVNHPRAGSHALGNAVDMFFTGDVLVHTWDLARATGLDERLDPDEVRRMLSGIEPIDDVLRTSGHYGAKVEIPPGADDQTRLIAFTGRRP; encoded by the coding sequence GTGCAAACCATCGCCAACGAGATCGCAGACCGCTACCGACGCATCGCCGCCACCTTCACGCAGCGGGCCAGAGAGGTTCCCCACGACGCATGGGGCTCACCAGCGCCGTGCGAAGGCTGGGTGGCGCGCGATGTCGTGCGCCACATGGTCGAGTGGATGCCCGCGTTCCTCGCGGCCGCAGGCGGACCCGCCCTTCCGGAGGGACCGTCGGTCGACGACGACCCCGTAGGCGCGTGGACGACCATGAGCGACGGGATCCAGGCTCTGCTCGACGATCCTGCGGCGATCGCTCGTGAGGTCAACCATCCCCGAGCCGGCAGCCACGCGCTCGGCAACGCCGTCGACATGTTCTTCACGGGTGACGTCCTCGTGCACACGTGGGACCTGGCGCGGGCGACGGGCCTCGACGAACGGCTCGACCCCGACGAAGTCAGGCGCATGCTCAGCGGGATTGAGCCGATCGACGACGTCCTGCGAACCAGTGGCCACTACGGCGCCAAGGTCGAGATACCGCCGGGAGCGGACGACCAGACCCGCCTGATCGCGTTCACCGGCCGCCGCCCGTAG
- a CDS encoding nuclear transport factor 2 family protein, with product MAGAGDVVARFFGALGERDFGAARPYWADSAVWHVVGTHDLAGDYAPDAYLAMLATWFADHPDYAVEFTDFRAHGDEGVVVHLESRHGRAEGPASGLMVYRVVDGLIVEGWGIPTFDDARLPF from the coding sequence ATGGCAGGTGCCGGGGACGTCGTGGCTCGGTTCTTCGGAGCGCTCGGGGAGCGCGACTTCGGTGCGGCCCGGCCGTACTGGGCGGATTCAGCGGTGTGGCACGTCGTCGGTACCCACGACCTGGCCGGTGACTATGCACCCGACGCGTACCTGGCGATGTTGGCCACGTGGTTCGCCGACCACCCCGACTACGCCGTGGAGTTCACCGACTTCCGTGCCCACGGTGACGAGGGCGTCGTCGTGCACCTCGAGTCGCGCCACGGCCGAGCAGAAGGACCGGCATCGGGCCTCATGGTCTACCGGGTGGTCGACGGCCTGATCGTGGAGGGGTGGGGCATCCCCACCTTCGACGACGCGAGACTGCCGTTCTGA
- a CDS encoding DinB family protein, with product MDVRTDRLGLLLDQFDTSAEMGRDRLHGLTDEEFLWEPAPGAWSIRQGAAGRWELQVERPPPDPTPLTTIAWRLAHLQQGFAERWEWTFGAYRDPVVELAPTAAEGVERLWAELARWRQSLGGLTEEQMDTVGFGRFPHGFDPTLPFIAIVWWTNRELIHHLAEAALLRDLWPSTPSRSG from the coding sequence ATGGACGTTCGCACCGATCGCCTGGGGTTGCTGCTCGACCAGTTCGACACCTCCGCGGAGATGGGGCGTGACCGGCTGCACGGGCTCACCGACGAGGAGTTCCTGTGGGAGCCTGCGCCTGGCGCGTGGTCGATCCGCCAAGGCGCCGCCGGGCGCTGGGAGCTCCAGGTGGAGCGCCCGCCGCCCGACCCGACCCCGTTGACGACGATCGCTTGGCGGCTGGCCCACTTGCAGCAGGGCTTCGCCGAACGGTGGGAGTGGACCTTCGGTGCGTACCGCGACCCCGTGGTCGAACTGGCCCCCACGGCGGCCGAAGGCGTCGAACGGCTGTGGGCCGAGCTGGCTCGTTGGCGCCAGAGCCTGGGTGGGCTGACCGAGGAGCAGATGGACACGGTCGGCTTCGGCCGCTTCCCCCATGGCTTCGACCCGACACTGCCGTTCATCGCCATCGTGTGGTGGACGAACCGCGAGCTCATCCACCATCTGGCCGAGGCAGCGCTGCTGCGTGACCTGTGGCCGAGTACACCTAGCCGGAGCGGCTGA